Proteins encoded in a region of the Perca fluviatilis chromosome 6, GENO_Pfluv_1.0, whole genome shotgun sequence genome:
- the tet3 gene encoding methylcytosine dioxygenase TET3 isoform X4, with product MEIGSHDRLQEGALSLELANGVNRYPNDDTTSMEKEQQRAGSVPPRQCWVSGHGKVSDTQQPCWNSSSGTPGEPVHHADMEDAHNLVAFSAIAGSLPRSSSSSCLVQPNTAQLYEKFTKEMGTEGAQIKLSAGAPEGSCQTPEDLNTLQTALSQAKHGHKPPNCNCDGPDCPDYLEWLEKKIKLATNEDQGACKMTDVPPHLQPHLQQPHLQHHPQPYPQMNGGHHLSASYPQQQQGTQGPRLDQVPCSKPPIPCSPQVLFIAKEKNVSLQTAIAIEALTQLSGTGPLAAGSPGQAPYHSNLHHHQHTQNFPSQPPNGTSLIPSSPSNHSSSSRSQSVPPGLHTIQQAQVSCEHHRPQSQGQPPHASPLQSSTSPFPSQGIHPGFSPNPQQWQQGSGRGSEQRNPWMCIKSEPQSHYAAAPHSSSDPMSELKQLLGDTSGKFSNAHFKLPVTQQISLNQNGGIQGQDNPALVRIKQEPDAGEHLHHTASMAHYGMANGQQHGQHYAGTPLSPGQAAISHSTQAALQQHLHYKRNLFSNHSPGFGAPGPHAPLKKWWPQMEAEGFPHLAIKQEPKEPKKRKSSQGSPVIKAMSGMLGVPPLPKPKQIIIKKTKQKASMPTFLPQNQITVQKPSVLMMDRALALTSLQPGSLPSLPLHSNPTQAAAAGLPAPVQSQVSISNYSITSSSTASALSENTPALMGPLPPPVAPVANAKSEGVGSLASSNTSTTTPMTSTSSSSTSQLQSVINIDPKYEELIRQFEAEFGDSAPDAPASQPMEETATAPQLKNQSQNGPQDLSPTSSSTSKSAPLIVSTQASSIPHPDDQEMVVSKDKLGPQSEASLNQASTEIPMGDVAPHHQAILDKQQQPSVLEDTFSVPCSPLPKRMKIEASGDIAVLSTTCYSEEDTPTKDSLPSSPSLRGFLESPLRYLDTPTKTILSTPSKDLQSEFPTCTCVEQIVEKDEGPYYNHLGSGPTVASIRTLMETRYGEKGDAIRVEKVVYTGREGKSSQGCPIAKWVIRRSGETEKLLCLVRQRAGHHCANAVIIILIMAWEGVPRALADKLYSDLSVTLTKYGNPTSRRCGLNDDRTCACQGKDSETCGASFSFGCSWSMYFNGCKYARSKIPRKFRLQGDRPEEEDKLRDKFQHLATEVAPLYKQLAPQAFSNQCQTESKAPDCRLGLKEGRPFSGVTACMDFCAHAHKDQHNLYNGCTVVCTLTKEDNRSVKEIPEDEQLHVLPLYRISQTDEFGSEEGQRLKMQTGAIHVLQAFRREVRKLPEPAKSCRQRRLEAKKANSEKKKNKLMQQAGETPEKTVVKEEVCITGSPQPQGNKAIIKQEVKPNIKKEPFNGSIERYPVQATDPFSNIYPHPAYYARGGLPPTGQPSAPDAVNGYHHNLPAMHYGYYNYPPNALFPPKLRTYEGRNGSLPKAGSKAVQVDTKPDIQSLQARLAQSYPSHPEQANHSAYTQPADYNQSRPSSVCSESSNRGTPVIKQEPMDVPVYEGTMQSQAGVNTPSTTPKPAAWPGHKLNGSIITKLSPEASLLNPDKQQFHQHPQQRQPSPYPQQWTYPGSNALMVSPGPSPSLKVPPSPSPSPHLLTAFPGNIHQGSTRPATPHPSTPRPGTPQPGSSHSGLVTPQPGTPGSGTPRYWASPCPSPQPNAWAMGPMAHSPGLKHSNPAGAYPDKIWSKTGESRCSTPLGLQEKAWKSCGGSLAGSTPSPAPEGRLFPDALQQSDQACWNPGRAESDVESTQGREEDDDEVWSDSEHNFLDPNIGGVAVAPAHGSILIECARRELHATTPLKKPDRSHPTRISLVFYQHKNLNQPMHGLAIWEAKMKLLAERALQRQQEAALLGLSQDDIKALGKKRKWGATVAGASPGPGQCKDKREGPVTRLAPTFHTSSIVTVSPYAFTRLTGPYSHFV from the exons ATGGAAATTGGGTCACATGACCGCCTCCAGGAAGGCGCGCTGAGCCTGGAACTGGCCAATGGGGTGAATCGCTACCCTAATGATGATACAACATCTATGGAAAAAGAGCAGCAGAGGGCAGGAAGCGTGCCGCCAAGGCAGTGCTGGGTGTCAGGACATGGCAAGGTCAGTGACACCCAGCAACCATGTTGGAACAGCAGCAGCGGTACCCCTGGTGAACCTGTCCACCACGCAGATATGGAGGATGCCCACAATCTGGTGGCTTTTTCTGCTATTGCTGGCTCCTTGCCTcgttcttcctcctcttcctgcctCGTGCAGCCTAACACAGCCCAGCTGTATGAGAAGTTCACCAAGGAGATGGGCACTGAGGGGGCTCAGATCAAACTCTCTGCAGGAGCTCCTGAGGGAAGCTGCCAAACTCCAGAAGACCTGAACACTCTACAGACAGCACTGAGCCAAGCCAAACATGGACACAAGCCCCCTAACTGCAACTGTGATGGGCCTGACTGTCCAGACTATCTTGAGTGGCTGGAGAAGAAGATTAAGTTGGCAACCAATGAGGATCAAGGTGCCTGCAAGATGACTGATGTTCCCCCACACTTACAGCCTCACCTACAGCAACCCCATTTGCAGCATCACCCTCAGCCCTACCCCCAGATGAATGGTGGCCACCATCTGTCTGCTTCATACCCCCAGCAGCAACAGGGAACTCAGGGCCCTCGCCTAGACCAAGTGCCCTGCTCCAAACCCCCAATTCCCTGCTCTCCCCAGGTGCTCTTCATAGCCAAGGAAAAGAACGTCAGTCTTCAGACAGCCATTGCCATAGAAGCTCTTACACAGTTATCTGGTACTGGTCCGCTAGCTGCCGGTTCTCCAGGTCAAGCTCCCTACCACAGTAACCTCCATCACCACCAACATACCCAGAATTTCCCATCTCAGCCCCCCAATGGCACTAGCTTGATCCCTTCCTCTCCCAGCAACCACTCATCTTCCTCACGCTCACAATCCGTCCCTCCGGGACTGCACACCATTCAGCAGGCCCAAGTGTCCTGTGAGCACCATAGGCCCCAATCCCAGGGCCAGCCACCCCATGCTTCCCCTCTCCAATCCTCTACCTCTCCCTTCCCAAGTCAGGGAATACATCCAGGCTTCAGCCCTAATCCCCAGCAGTGGCAGCAGGGCTCAGGCAGAGGCTCTGAACAGAGGAACCCATGGATGTGTATAAAGTCTGAGCCCCAGTCTCACTACGCTGCTGCACCTCACAGTAGCTCGGACCCCATGTCAGAGCTCAAACAGCTGCTTGGTGACACCAGTGGTAAGTTCAGCAATGCCCATTTCAAGCTTCCAGTCACACAGCAGATTAGCTTGAACCAGAACGGAGGTATCCAGGGCCAGGACAACCCTGCATTGGTTAGAATAAAGCAAGAACCAGACGCTGGTGAGCACCTCCATCACACTGCCTCCATGGCACATTACGGCATGGCTAATGGTCAGCAGCATGGTCAGCACTATGCGGGCACTCCCCTGTCTCCTGGCCAAGCAGCTATTAGCCACTCCACTCAGGCAGCTCTGCAACAGCACCTTCACTACAAGAGGAACCTTTTCTCTAACCACTCCCCTGGCTTTGGAGCACCAGGCCCTCATGCACCTCTAAAAAAATGGTGGCCACAGATGGAGGCAGAAGGTTTTCCACATCTGGCCATCAAACAGGAACCCAAGGAAcccaaaaagagaaaaagcagcCAAGGATCTCCTGTCATAAAAGCTATGAGTGGGATGCTTGGAGTCCCTCCCCTGCCCAAACCCAAACAGATAATCATCAAGAAGACCAAGCAGAAAGCCTCCATGCCAACCTTCCTGCCTCAGAATCAGATCACCGTACAAAAACCATCAGTCCTCATGATGGACAGAGCCCTGGCCCTGACCAGCCTGCAGCCAggttctctcccctctctgcccCTCCACAGTAACCCCACtcaggctgctgctgcaggcctCCCTGCCCCAGTCCAATCTCAGGTATCCATTTCCAATTACTCAATTACTTCCTCTTCCACTGCTTCTGCTTTGTCAGAAAACACTCCAGCCCTCATGGGCCCTCTGCCCCCACCAGTGGCCCCTGTAGCCAATGCTAAGTCAGAGGGAGTTGGCAGCCTTGCCTCCAGTAACACCAGCACCACCACACCTATGACCTCCACATCTTCATCCAGCACCTCACAATTACAGAGTGTCATCAACATAGACCCGAAGTACGAAGAACTTATCCGTCAGTTTGAGGCTGAATTTGGGGACTCAGCCCCAGATGCACCTGCCAGTCAGCCCATGGAGGAGACTGCTACAGCCCCTCAGCTGAAGAATCAGTCCCAGAACGGTCCTCAGGACCTCAGTCCCACATCATCTTCCACCTCCAAGTCGGCTCCCTTAATTGTCTCCACTCAAGCCAGCTCCATACCTCATCCAGATGATCAGGAGATGGTAGTCAGCAAGGATAAGTTAGGGCCCCAAAGTGAAGCATCCTTGAACCAGGCATCCACAGAAATCCCTATGGGGGATGTCGCTCCGCATCATCAAGCCATTCTGgacaagcagcagcagccaagTGTGTTAGAGGATACGTTCAGCGTGCCGTGTTCTCCGCTGCCCAAACGCATGAAGATCGAAGCCTCGGGTGATATAGCAGTACTTTCCACTACATGCTATTCTGAAGAGGACACGCCCACTAAGGACAGTCTGCCTTCTTCTCCATCTCTCAGAGGCTTCCTAGAGTCTCCTCTGCGCTACCTGGACACCCCTACCAAGACCATACTGAGTACTCCTTCCAAGGATCTACAGTCAGAGTTCCCCACCTGCACCTGTGTGG AGCAAATCGTGGAGAAAGATGAAGGGCCCTACTACAACCACCTGGGATCTGGACCTACTGTAGCCTCTATACGAACCCTGATGGAGACCAG GTATGGAGAGAAGGGGGATGCCATCCGGGTTGAGAAGGTGGTGTACACAGGCAGAGAGGGGAAAAGCTCACAAGGATGTCCTATTGCTAAGTGG GTGATCCGTCGCAGCGGCGAGACAGAAAAGCTGCTGTGTCTGGTGCGTCAGCGTGCAGGCCACCACTGTGCCAACGctgtcatcatcatcctcattaTGGCCTGGGAAGGTGTCCCAAGGGCCCTGGCTGACAAGCTGTACAGCGATCTAAGTGTCACCCTCACCAAATATGGCAACCCCACCAGCCGACGCTGTGGCCTCAATGATGA TCGTACCTGTGCATGTCAAGGCAAGGACAGTGAAACTTGTGGTGCTTCCTTCTCCTTTGGCTGCTCCTGGAGTATGTACTTTAATGGCTGTAAGTACGCCCGAAGCAAAATACCGCGCAAGTTCAGGCTACAAGGAGATCGCCCTGAAGAG GAGGACAAACTCAGGGATAAATTCCAGCATCTGGCAACTGAGGTGGCTCCTTTGTACAAGCAGCTGGCCCCACAGGCCTTCAGTAACCAG TGCCAGACAGAGTCGAAGGCTCCAGACTGCAGGCTGGGCTTGAAGGAAGGCCGCCCGTTCTCTGGAGTCACTGCTTGCATGGACTTCTGTGCCCACGCTCACAAGGACCAGCACAACCTCTACAATGGTTGCACAGTG gTGTGTACTTTAACTAAGGAGGACAACCGTTCAGTGAAGGAGATCCCTGAGGATGAGCAGCTCCATGTGTTGCCTCTTTACAGGATCTCCCAGACTGATGAGTTCGGCAGTGAAGAGGGCCAACGTTTGAAGATGCAGACGGGAGCCATCCATGTGCTTCAGGCTTTCCGCCGTGAGGTACGCAAGTTGCCCGAACCTGCCAAGTCCTGCCGACAGCGCCGACTGGAGGCCAAAAAGGCCAACtcggagaagaagaaaaataaactcATGCAGCAGGCAGGGGAGACACCAGAGAAAACAGTGGTCAAGGAAGAGGTCTGCATCACCGGTTCCCCTCAACCCCAAGGCAATAAAG CAAttataaaacaggaagtgaagcCTAACATCAAGAAGGAGCCCTTCAACGGATCAATAGAGAGATACCCTGTGCAGGCAACAGACCCGTTCAGCAACATCTATCCACACCCTGCCTACTATGCAAGGGGAGGCCTCCCCCCAACTGGCCAGCCCTCTGCACCAGACGCAGTAAACGGTTACCACCACAATCTGCCCGCAATGCACTATGGCTACTACAACTATCCACCCAATGCACTTTTCCCCCCTAAGCTGAGGACCTACGAGGGTCGAAATGGCTCTTTGCCCAAAGCAGGCAGCAAGGCTGTCCAGGTTGACACCAAGCCTGATATTCAGAGCCTTCAGGCCAGACTGGCCCAGTCGTACCCCAGCCACCCAGAGCAAGCCAACCACAGCGCTTACACCCAGCCTGCAGACTACAACCAGTCCCGTCCTTCCTCTGTCTGCTCTGAATCCTCCAACAGAGGCACTCCAGTCATCAAACAGGAGCCTATGGATGTGCCAGTCTATGAAGGCACAATGCAGAGCCAAGCTGGTGTCAACACACCTAGCACCACCCCCAAGCCTGCAGCCTGGCCTGGGCACAAGCTTAATGGAAGTATCATAACTAAACTAAGTCCTGAAGCCTCATTGTTGAACCCAGACAAGCAGCAGTTTCACCAGCATCCCCAGCAGCGACAGCCCTCTCCTTACCCCCAGCAGTGGACATACCCTGGCTCAAATGCCCTGATGGTTTCCCCTGGCCCATCGCCGTCACTCAAGGTacctccctctccatctccgTCCCCTCACCTACTCACAGCGTTCCCAGGTAACATACACCAAGGGTCCACACGCCCTGCCACCCCACACCCGAGCACCCCTCGCCCAGGTACACCACAGCCTGGCAGCTCTCACTCAGGCTTAGTTACACCACAGCCAGGCACCCCAGGCTCAGGAACCCCCAGGTACTGGGCCAGCCCTTGTCCTAGTCCTCAGCCGAATGCTTGGGCCATGGGGCCTATGGCACATAGCCCTGGTTTGAAGCACAGCAATCCTGCAGGAGCTTACCCTGACAAGATCTGGTCCAAGACTGGGGAGAGTCGGTGTTCCACTCCCCTTGGGCTCCAAGAGAAGGCCTGGAAGTCTTGTGGAGGTTCATTGGCAGGCAGTACCCCGTCCCCTGCCCCTGAGGGTCGCCTCTTCCCTGATGCCCTGCAGCAGTCAGATCAGGCCTGCTGGAATCCTGGCCGGGCTGAGAGTGATGTTGAGAGCACCCAGGGCCGcgaggaggatgatgatgaggtGTGGTCTGACAGTGAGCACAACTTCTTGGATCCCAACATTGGTGGCGTAGCGGTAGCACCCGCTCATGGCTCGATCCTGATTGAATGTGCCCGTCGGGAACTACATGCTACCACTCCTCTCAAAAAGCCCGATCGCTCTCACCCTACCCGCATCTCCCTGGTCTTCTACCAGCACAAGAACCTCAACCAGCCCATGCACGGCCTGGCTATATGGGAGGCCAAAATGAAGCTGCTGGCAGAGCGAGCGCTGCAgaggcagcaggaagcagcTCTCCTTGGCCTCTCCCAGGATGACATCAAGGCCCTTGGGAAGAAACGCAAGTGGGGGGCTACGGTGGCAGGTGCCAGTCCTGGACCTGGACAATGTAAAGACAAGAGGGAGGGGCCAGTGACGCGGTTAGCCCCCACGTTCCACACCTCCTCTATTGTTACTGTGTCTCCCTATGCCTTCACCCGCCTCACTGGGCCCTACAGCCACTTTGTCtga